One Corynebacterium aurimucosum genomic window, CGAGCTCCCAGCTCAGCCCGGCCTGGAAGCCTTCCAGACAGAGCCGTTCCAACAGAGCGGATTCCTCATGGACGGGCATGCCCCATTCGGTGTCGTAATACTCCTTGAGCAGTGGAGAAGTCATTGCCCACGCGGGGCGGCCAAGGCCCGCAGAGTCATATACAAGTTTCGTATCGTTTGCCATGTGTGTAGTCGTCATGCCTTTTTAGACTGCAAAATCTAGTTATTGGTTCCCTGCTTCGTGCTCCAGCAGTAGCCGTTTTGCGGCCACACCCCCGCGATAGGAGCCTAGGCCGCCGCTGGCTGGCACGACGCGATGGCACGGCACCACAATAGGAAGCGGGTTGCTGGCACAGGCGCTACCCGCGGCACGGGCAGCTTGAGCGCTACCGGCGGCGGTGGCAAGAGCCGAATAGGTCCAACGTTCGCCGAAGGGGATGTCGCGAAGCGCGCGTTGTGCCCGGTCGCGGAAGGCACGAGGAGTCGCCGGGACGGCGAGAAGCAACTTAAATTCCCTCCGGGTACCGGCAAAGTACTCGGCAATTTGTTGAGAGGCGTCGACAAGCACCGCGCCCGCAGAGCCAGGTTCGGTGACATCCGTGAGGCGTTGCATGCTTCCGAGATCCGGAGATTCGCCGTCGAAATATACGTGAGATAAACCCTGTGCAGATCCCACGAGGGTGAGACGGCCGAGGGGAGTGTCCAGAGAGGTCCACATGTGCATGTTGGGAGGGGAGTCCTTTCGGAGGGCGGTGGCCATCCAGGGTAGTCTATGAACCATGAATAGACCCGCCGTACGCGATGCCGCGCTTCTCATCTTTCGCGCGGTGCTGGGAGTCATCTTCGTGGCGCACGGTGTAGACAAGATGTTTTTTAGCGGAATGGACGAAGTAACCGGGCAGTTCTCCGCCATGGGCGTCCCACAGCCACAAACATCGGCGTACTTGGCTGCCTTCGCAGAAATGCTGGGCGGGGCGGCCCTGGTCGTAGGTTTGCTCACGACCTTTGTTGCGGGGGCTTTAGCGCTGCTCATGGCATGTGCGTTGTATTTCGTGCACATGGGCAACGGCCTCTTCGCTACCGATGGTGGCATCGAGTACCCGCTAGTTCTCATCGTGTCACTGCTCATGATTGTGGTCTTCGGTTCCGGCCGGGCGAGCGTAGATGGAGTGCTGAGCCGTGCTGACGCATGAGCAGGTGCAGGCGGCGATTTCCGCACAGCTTGATGGGGAAGCTCCACAGCTCTCACCAGACGTCATCGAAGCACACGTGTCTGGGTGCTCTGAGTGCGCGGCATTCCGGGACAAGGCCGCAGCCCTATCACGCTCATTGAGCGTTGTGGAACCCGCTGGTGTTCCGCCGCACGACTTATCTGATGTCATCCTCGCCGGCGTGGAGCCGGAATGGCAGCGAGCTTCCAGCGCGCGACAGGCATCGCTGACCTTGGCGCGGGTAGCCCTCGGGGTGCTGTCCCTAGCGTTTGTGGTGTGGGCGGTCGTGGTCGTCGTCAGTGCCTCGGGGCTAACAACTCTGGCGAGCGAAGGAACACTCGCGGACGGCGCTGACCCAGGACGCGCACACCTGTTGATGGAGGCTGCAGCGCTGCGTTTCGGTATCGCAAGCGGTTTGGCTTTTGCCGCATGGCGCCCAGCCTCGGCCCCTGGATTGCTGCCGGTAGCTTGTACGATGTTCGCGTTCTTGTGCGGTTTTACAATGCGCGACTTTGCCTTAGGCAGCGTCGCTGCGGGGCAGGTTTATATCCTCATCGGCACGGGCCTGGCCACCGTCAGCTTGGGCTGGGCTTGGGCAGCGGACCGGGGATTCCTGTTGCACGACGCCTTTCGGGCGATTTCCGCTAGCCCACGCTAGGACCAGGACGGCAGCCACATCATGGAGTTGTACCACGAATCAGGGATGAGGTATCCATAAAGAATCGGGGAGAAGTAGGCAAACATTGCCACAACTAGTGCGGCATAGCACACCGTAAGGAAGGTGCCCAACGGCATCGCGGAACCAAAGAGTCCTGTGAGCCTGCGCCACTGCAGTAGCCGTCCGCGGCCGATCATTTGGCCCAAAGCCAAGGAAATCAGCACGATGATGAACGGGATGAACGCCGTGGCGTAGAAGAAATACATCTGGCGGTCGAAGACTGCCAGCCAGGGCAGGAATCCTGCGGCAGCACCCACGAGTGGGATGAGGAAGGCCCGGTTTCGGCGAACAAGCAGGGACCACAGTCCCCACAACACTGCAGGGACGACCAGCCACCAAATGGCGGGAGTACCGAAGAGGTACAGCATCTTGCGGCAGGAGCCGCCGTCCCCGCAGGAGATGTCCGTGGAGGAGTAGTAGAGGATAGGGCGTGCGGCCACCAGCCAGGCCCACGGCTTGGAATCCCAGGGGTGGCTGTGCCCACCGGAGGTGGTCAAAGAAGCATGAAACTCCAGCACTGAAGAGTGGTAGTAGAACCAGCCGGCGAGTGGCTCGGGGAGGTGAAGCAACCAAGAGCCCTCCTCAATGGTTCCGTCCACTTTGGCGTGGCGGTAAACGGCTGTTTCGTCAGCGAACCACGCACGCCAGGACCAGGTGTACAGGGCAACGGGAACCGCGACGATGGAGGCGAGGGCCGCTGGTGTATCGCGTACCAGCGTGCCGACAATGTAGCGGCGCACGCCGTAGAGACGGCGCAGCGCGAGATCCGAGAAAACGCTCATCAGACCGAAGAACATGATGTAGTACAGGCCGGACCACTTCACAGCAAGCGTCAGCCCCAAGAAAACACCGGCCGCAAAACGCCACCACCGGAAACCAAAGCGGGGCCCGAAGTCGGAGTCACCCATCGTGCCCGACACGAAAGCGGAGTGGAGACGCTCACGCATCTGCTGGTGATCGCGCGCCAAAGCCCACGCGGCGGCGACGACAAAGAAGACTTGGAAGATGTCGAGCATTCCGAATTTGGAGGACACGAGCAGCACGCCATCGCACACGGCGAGAAGACCAGCCAGGAAACCCACCTGCCATGAGCCTGACAAGCGGCGGGCAAGCGCCATCGTCAACAGTACTGTGCCCACGCCAAACAGCGCGGCCATGCAGCGCCATCCTAGTGGGGTGTATCCAAACATCGCCTCCGAAATCGCGATGATTTGTTTGGCCAGCGGCGGGTGCACAACCAGGCCATAGCCTGGGTTGGACTCAATACCGCCGAGGAAGAGGTTATGCCAGCTAGTGACCATGTCCCAGGCCTGCGGCACGTAGTGTTTCTCATCGAAGACAGGAGTGTCTTCAGAGACCGGCGTAGCCAGGCCGATGAAACGCGTGAGGAAAGCTAGTACCGCGATGATCGCGGTGCTGATGGTGTCGGCCCGCGACCAGGTGTAGGTCCGGGGAGCGGGGGGAGCTGGCCGGGTATGGGCGCCACGCGCGGCGGAAGGGCGCGTGCGCTTGGTGCGGCCAAATCGTTGTGTAGGGGTTGCGATACTCACCCGGAACAGTCTAGCTTGCGTGTGCCATGCTGGTGAGTATGAGTCTTCAGCTTGATCCCTTGCCCCGCGGTGTCATCCTTGCCGCTACGCCGCTGGGAAATCCCGGTGATGCTTCCGCCCGACTAATGCAGGCTTTGGGCCACGCAAACGTGATTGCGGCGGAAGATACCCGCCGTGTTCGCAATCTTGCCCAAACGCTAGGAGTAGAGATCCGCGGCAAGGTGGTCTCCAACTTCGACCACAACGAAGAGGAACGCTCGCGCACGTTAGTCGCCGCTGCCCGGACGGGAACCGTGCTTGTCGTGTCGGACGCCGGCATGCCGCTGGTTTCTGATCCGGGGCATTCCATCGTGACCGCCGCTGTGGAGGCGGGTGTGCCCGTGACGTGTTTCCCGGGTCCTTCGGCGGTACCGACCGCCCTCGCGCTTTCGGGGTTGGGAGTGGGGCATTTCCTCTTCGATGCCTTCCCACCGCGCAAGCCCGGCCCGCGTAAGGCGTGGCTCGAGTCCT contains:
- a CDS encoding methylated-DNA--[protein]-cysteine S-methyltransferase, with amino-acid sequence MATALRKDSPPNMHMWTSLDTPLGRLTLVGSAQGLSHVYFDGESPDLGSMQRLTDVTEPGSAGAVLVDASQQIAEYFAGTRREFKLLLAVPATPRAFRDRAQRALRDIPFGERWTYSALATAAGSAQAARAAGSACASNPLPIVVPCHRVVPASGGLGSYRGGVAAKRLLLEHEAGNQ
- a CDS encoding DoxX family protein; the encoded protein is MNRPAVRDAALLIFRAVLGVIFVAHGVDKMFFSGMDEVTGQFSAMGVPQPQTSAYLAAFAEMLGGAALVVGLLTTFVAGALALLMACALYFVHMGNGLFATDGGIEYPLVLIVSLLMIVVFGSGRASVDGVLSRADA
- a CDS encoding zf-HC2 domain-containing protein; this translates as MLTHEQVQAAISAQLDGEAPQLSPDVIEAHVSGCSECAAFRDKAAALSRSLSVVEPAGVPPHDLSDVILAGVEPEWQRASSARQASLTLARVALGVLSLAFVVWAVVVVVSASGLTTLASEGTLADGADPGRAHLLMEAAALRFGIASGLAFAAWRPASAPGLLPVACTMFAFLCGFTMRDFALGSVAAGQVYILIGTGLATVSLGWAWAADRGFLLHDAFRAISASPR
- a CDS encoding dolichyl-phosphate-mannose--protein mannosyltransferase, coding for MSIATPTQRFGRTKRTRPSAARGAHTRPAPPAPRTYTWSRADTISTAIIAVLAFLTRFIGLATPVSEDTPVFDEKHYVPQAWDMVTSWHNLFLGGIESNPGYGLVVHPPLAKQIIAISEAMFGYTPLGWRCMAALFGVGTVLLTMALARRLSGSWQVGFLAGLLAVCDGVLLVSSKFGMLDIFQVFFVVAAAWALARDHQQMRERLHSAFVSGTMGDSDFGPRFGFRWWRFAAGVFLGLTLAVKWSGLYYIMFFGLMSVFSDLALRRLYGVRRYIVGTLVRDTPAALASIVAVPVALYTWSWRAWFADETAVYRHAKVDGTIEEGSWLLHLPEPLAGWFYYHSSVLEFHASLTTSGGHSHPWDSKPWAWLVAARPILYYSSTDISCGDGGSCRKMLYLFGTPAIWWLVVPAVLWGLWSLLVRRNRAFLIPLVGAAAGFLPWLAVFDRQMYFFYATAFIPFIIVLISLALGQMIGRGRLLQWRRLTGLFGSAMPLGTFLTVCYAALVVAMFAYFSPILYGYLIPDSWYNSMMWLPSWS
- the rsmI gene encoding 16S rRNA (cytidine(1402)-2'-O)-methyltransferase; translated protein: MSLQLDPLPRGVILAATPLGNPGDASARLMQALGHANVIAAEDTRRVRNLAQTLGVEIRGKVVSNFDHNEEERSRTLVAAARTGTVLVVSDAGMPLVSDPGHSIVTAAVEAGVPVTCFPGPSAVPTALALSGLGVGHFLFDAFPPRKPGPRKAWLESLVGEQRAIAFFESPHRLAQTLGDASAILGADRRAAVCRELTKTYEEIKRGCLGELAEWAQENARGEITVVIEGGAAAPVSIEVLVEQVRAEVERGVRAKDACKKAAAGTAWSNRELYDAYLAARD